ATTTTCTAGACAAGCTACTTCCATGGAACCCACAGGTTCAGGCAGCATGCAAGTCGAAATAATAGATAATAATGGCGGCCATTTGGCCGCCATTATTTATTGGTACATGTTATTAAAAGACGCTTACCATTAAAACAATGGTCCTTGTTATCTTGCAGTATTTATTATTATAAAAAGAAAAGCATACTGCTAATTTACTAGATAAACAGTGTGCTTTGTAAAGTATATATATTTTACTATGGTTTACAAATACCGCAAGGATTAAATCCTCCATTTATTGCTGTGTCTCTTGAAGATAGATTAACAACATTGTCAGGATTCATTTTCTTTATAGCTGAACAACCGGATTTATGAAATTTCTTAGTATTCGCATTGCCAACATAAGAAGCAGTAACTTTGCTATTTGCTTCACCATTATAAGTAGATTTAGGTGGTGCAGATGATGTTGATTTTTTAGTATTTGATGTAGTTGTACTTGGAGCTTTTTTATTCGAAGTAATTGTATTTGTTTTATTTGAAGTAATTGTCTTTGTTGATTGCTTACTTGATGAAGCTTTATTAGTATTGGAGCTTGCTTGCTTTGTTACAGTTGTTTTTTCTGTTTGAATAGGTGAGTTAACAGCTGCAGTTGATGTATTTTCTTTCTTTGGTGTAGATGTAGATTTTTTTTCTTTATTTGTATAATTTTCTTTTTCTTCATATTCAATTGCTTTTTCTTCTTTGTTTTGGGCCTTTTCTTCCTGCTTATCATCTGGTTGTTCTTCACTTTGATTCTTGTTTTCCTGCTTCCCGCTGGGTTGCACTTGGCTAACGGATCCATTAATTTTATCTTGGTTTTTAATGGAACTTTGGGGCAAGGATGAATTAGATTGATCAACTGTATCCGGAGTAATTGAACCTAAGGCAATAAACATTAAAATAGCCGGTGCTATAAAAGCTATTAAAGCCTTAGCAGAAGAAATTGATTTTCGCTTATGGAATGCTAAATTGATAAATGAAAATTACTACAAATGGTCCTACAAAAAGAAATGAGGCTGCTGCTAGATCCCCAAATAGGGATATAAAAGCTAGTAAATAGTAGAATGATGCCAAGATCTTTTTCCACAGGATATTACTCCTAAATCCTGGAATAAACCTAAAGAACTTGTCCAATAATATAACCTCCTTTATATCTTAAATAAACTTTTTATAAACAACCAATGGACTAAAACATATCGTATATTCCCCTATAGTATGAGATAAACCATAAATCCCCTTAAAGTGATCTATTGCTGTTTCAATAAAATTTTCAGTTACCCCCAAGAACTCCGCTAGTTCTGCTCTGTTTTGCACGCCAGCATCAAAAGCATCTATAAAGTCTTCAATCCGTATTAGCTTATCTACCGCCCATCTACGTGCCTTTAATTCTTGCTTTCTGTTTTCGATCTTAGATTGATCTAATATGTCACCCGCAGTAGTATGATAGTGCCCTAGTTCTTCGGCTAAAACACAAGCCTTTTCAGTATATGTATTAATATTTTTATTTATTGCTATTACATTATCGGCATATAAGCCTTTTAAATCCCCTTCTAAAGGAATTTCTATTACTTCAACATCTTTATTTTCTAATAGTTTTAAAAGTGCTTCGTATTTCATATTTCGTCCCCCTTTTATGCCTTATTTATTGTTTTTATTTTTTCTTTTCATTCTCAAAAACTCCTTAAACTCCTTAATAGATTGAAGTTCTTCTTCGGTAAATTCGTCCCCGTCATGATGGGCTGCTATAGTTTCAGGCTCGTAGGGGTTGCGGATGTCGGTTCTGCCCAATAGATAGTCGGTGGAAACATCCAGTACATCAGCAATTTTTCTTATTTCTTCATCCCTTACGGGTCTTTCACCAGACTCAATCCTATTCATAACACTATAATTTATATGAATTTTGTCTGCTAATTCTTTTTGAGTCATATCTTTTTGCTCTCTTAAACTTTGTATTCTTTTTCCCACATTCATTTATATACCTCCAATTCGTATTTCTAAATCAGAAACAATTTAATTATATACTTTTTCTATAATAGAAATAAGTCCTTTTTCTAAAATAGAAATAAATTACTAAAATATGCTTGACATTTCTGTTATAGAAAT
The window above is part of the Irregularibacter muris genome. Proteins encoded here:
- a CDS encoding helix-turn-helix domain-containing protein, which codes for MNVGKRIQSLREQKDMTQKELADKIHINYSVMNRIESGERPVRDEEIRKIADVLDVSTDYLLGRTDIRNPYEPETIAAHHDGDEFTEEELQSIKEFKEFLRMKRKNKNNK
- a CDS encoding ImmA/IrrE family metallo-endopeptidase — translated: MKYEALLKLLENKDVEVIEIPLEGDLKGLYADNVIAINKNINTYTEKACVLAEELGHYHTTAGDILDQSKIENRKQELKARRWAVDKLIRIEDFIDAFDAGVQNRAELAEFLGVTENFIETAIDHFKGIYGLSHTIGEYTICFSPLVVYKKFI